taaggaagggggtgagaatcatgagcctcctaggttttgtattgaagtcaatgtacccagaggaggatggaagctaacTGTGCTCCGGTTAGACcttggtgctaccctacagagtgctgttgaggctactgtagaccttcagtgaaaaacagtgtgttttaatcaattatttggtgacgtgaatatatgtTGTGCAGTTTTATCTAAAATTGATAACTTTTAAAAATGAaaggtcctccccttcctcctctgaaatGAGGcgggtcctccccttcctcctctgaaatGAGGcgggtcctccccttcctcctctgaaatGAGGcgggtcctccccttcctcctctgaaatgaggatggtcctccccttcctcctctgaaatgaggatggtcctccccttcctcctctgaaatgaggatggtcctccccttcctcctctgaaatgaggatggtcctccccttcctcctctgaaatgaggatggtcctccccttcctcctctgaaatgaggatggtcctccccttcctcctctgaaatgaggatggtcctccccttcctcctctgaaatgaggatggtcctccccttcctcctcagaGGATGTAGATGCATGACCCATTGGGAATTCCATGATCAGAACTCTACTAACACTAAAGCTGCATGAACTGTCAAGTCTGGACACGGCCGGAAGTCTGTGGCGCATTTGAAGATCAGGAAGTGTCCTTAATGCGTGTGGCCATCTTGCTACACGGAGTTTTTcacaagggagccctgcatatACGGTACATAAGACATAACCTAATCCCATATAAAACCAGTCAAATACAGCACAACACAAATATTCAAGAAAAACAGTTACATTCTTCAATAAGAAGGTTCACAATCAATATTTAAATTGCCCGAGCGGCACCAGAACATCCAAATTGTAAGGTATTTTGTAGTTGGTTCCAGCAAAGAGTTGCTTTAAAAATAAAAGCGGATTTACCTAGTTCGGTGGAGACCtgaggaacctcaagagttaaccaaatgggtttccatggccgagcagccgcacacaagcctaaaatcaccattcgcaatgccaagcgtcggccggagtggcgtaaagctcatcgccattggactctgggagcagtggaaatgctttATCctaagtgatgaatcacgctacaccatctgccagtccgacggacgaattggggtttggcagatgctagagaatgctacctgccccaatgcataatgctaaatgtaaagtttggtggaggaggaaaaatggtctgggactgttcttcatagtttgggctaggccccttagttccagtgaagggaaatcttaacgctacagcatacaatgacattctagacgtttctgtgcttccaactttgtagcaacagtttggggaaggccctttcccgtttcagcatgacaatgcccccgtgtgcaaagcgaggtccatacagaaatggtttgtcgagattggtgtggtagaacttgactggtctgcacagagccctgacctcaaccccatagaacacctttgggatgaattggaacgccgactgcgagccaggcctaatcacccaacatcagtgccagacctcactaatgctcatggcagaacggaagcaagtccctgcagcaatgttccatctagtggaaagccttcccagaacagtggaggctgttatagcagtaaaggagggaacaactccatattaatacccatgattttggaatgagatgttaaaCGAGCAGGAGTCCCTGAGATGTTAAACGAGCAGGAGTCCCTGAGATGTTAAACGAGCAGGAGTCCCTGAGATGTTAAACGAGCAGGAGTCCATGAGATGTTAAACGAGCAGGAGTCCCTGAGATGATAAACGAGCAGGAGTCCCTGAGATGATAAACGAGCAGGAGTCCCTGAGATGTTAAACGAGCAGGAGTCCCTGAGATGTTAAACGAGCAGGAGTCCATGAGATGTTAAACGAGCAGGAGTCCATGAGATGTTAAACGAGCAGGAGTCCCTGAGATGTTAAACGAGCAGGAGTCCATGAGATGTTAAACGAGCAGGAGTCCCTGAGATGTTAAACGAGCAGGAGTCCCTGAGATGTTAAACGAGCAGGAGTCCCTGAGATGTTAAACGAGCAGGAGTCCATGAGATGTTAAACGAGCAGGAGTCCATGAGATGTTAAACGAGCAGGAGTCCATGAGATGTTAAACGAGCAGGAGTCCATGAGATGTTAAACGAGCAGGAGTCCATGAGATGTTAAACGAGCAGGAGTCCCTGAGATGATAAACGAGCAGGAGTCCCTGAGATGATAAACGAGCAGGAGTCCCTGAGATGTTAAACGAGCAGGAGTCCATGAGATGTTAAACGAGCAGGAGTCCATGAGATGTTAAACGAGCAGGAGTCCATGAGATGTTAAACGAGCAGGAGTCCATGAGATGTTAAACGAGCAGGAGTCCATGAGATGTTAAACGAGCAGGAGTCCATGAGATGTTAAACGAGGAGGAGTCCATGAGATGTTAAATGAGCAGGAGTCCATGAGATGTTAAACGAGCAGGAGTCCATGAGATGTTAAACGAGCAGGAGTCCCTGAGATGTTAAACGAGCaggagtccacatacttttggtcatgtagtgtacctaaTAATCTATAAAGATAGAACGTTAAAACGTGACCCCACTGTTGAACTGTGAAAAGTATTCAGGTTTTATTTCCATCCATTTTATCTCATGGTGAGCAACAAACATGATGTGAAGAGTGAGTGAACAACACACACAGATTTACCTTAATATAGAGAACAGAGGTACTGACCAAAATCCTTTTAGTTCTACATTCTTGTCTGCTGAATGAATGTCCCAGAGTTCCTTCCACCCTGCCACCGTTTAAAATGTAATCTCTTCCACCCGAAAGAGAGAAAGGTAAAGTATGACTTCATgcaggtacagtacattagatATAAAGGTAACTTCCTTCCTGTCCTATCGAGGATTTCAGTGCAACAGTTTTTCAACAGAAATCTATCAATATGTTTGATAGATAGGTCTTGCGTCGTATACAGTAAACTTTGGACAGTATTTTAGCAACCCTCATGTTACAGTACATTTAATTTAAACATATTTTAATAGCCCGTCCTATGATACAAAACATCCATTTTACAACACTTACAACTAAACTAGCTAGCGGTTGAAATATTGAAATAAATAACAACATTTAAAACATAACAACATGGTGATTGGAACAGTAAACACAGAGATCACTACGACAACAACCAGTAAGAATGCGAGGTTAGATAAACTAGTAAGAAGTTAAAACAAGAATCAGCTTTTTGAAGGTATCAGAAAATGTGAAAGTATGACAACAATGccagtttgtgtgtttgtgtccatgaCGCCAGTCCAGGGTTATATTCATTAGTGGGTACACCCTTGCAAAAAGTGTTTCTTAAcagacaagttcaggtagtcctaACCTGTTTCGACCCGTTTGCTTCCTAGTGAATACAACCCAGTCTCACACAGAGGACGTCTGAGCATCCTCGCCGGGGGCCTTGTTATTCCCTTGCATGCTCCCTGAGAAGTTGTCAGAGTCCAACAGCTCCACGATACTATACGGAGAACAGTCCTCCAGCCCCAGCTTCCCACAGGCCCAGCCACAGAAACCCTTCTCCAGGTCGCGGACAGACAGCCACCACTCACTAAAGGCCCAGGAGACCTGCGCCAGGGTGGAGTACAGAGCCAGGGACAGAGCCATGGGCATGATCAGCATGGGGTAGAAGATGATGAGGCAGGGGCAGATGGTGATCTTATGCCAGAATGTTCTCTCCTCGTTGTAGACCAGGAACACGTTGTACCAGGTGAGCGTTCCATAGTAAAACGACGTGATGAAGGCGATAAGGAATACTAAAGGAGCACACAATAGGCTCCAGAGGATCACATGGGGGCCCTGAAAGAACCCCAAGCCACAGGAACACTTGGAGCCCTGGCCCCTCTCACACTCAGCGTCCAGACGTTCCTTAGAGAGGGCCATGTCCCGGAGTTCTCTCTCTGTTAGAGTAACGTGGATGTCCACCACCTGACCCTTCTTCTTCCCCCTGGTGATGGTGCCGGTCAAGGTCACATAACGGCTGTCTGGGGGCATGCTCCTGtcgctccagcctcctggagacacacaacaacattatgacactagtaagctccagcctcctggagatacacaacaacattatgacactagtaagctccagcctcctggagatacacaacaacattatgacactagtaagctccagcctcctggagatacacaacaacattatgacactagtaagctccagcctcctggagacacaacaacattatgacactagtaagctccagcctcctggagatacacaacaacattatgacactagtaagctccagcctcctggagatacacaacaacaacaacattatgacactagtaagctccagcctcctggagatacacaacaacattatgacactagtaagctccagcctc
This genomic window from Salvelinus namaycush isolate Seneca unplaced genomic scaffold, SaNama_1.0 Scaffold133, whole genome shotgun sequence contains:
- the tmem169b gene encoding transmembrane protein 169 encodes the protein MAQAEPQPSGGSSPQLISLQSEMSEASGNHVEVGSANRRKRRRKEPRPESIIVYRSDNERGPGEEQGGEEGGAERSTEEGAKFLNTPTGEGGWSDRSMPPDSRYVTLTGTITRGKKKGQVVDIHVTLTERELRDMALSKERLDAECERGQGSKCSCGLGFFQGPHVILWSLLCAPLVFLIAFITSFYYGTLTWYNVFLVYNEERTFWHKITICPCLIIFYPMLIMPMALSLALYSTLAQVSWAFSEWWLSVRDLEKGFCGWACGKLGLEDCSPYSIVELLDSDNFSGSMQGNNKAPGEDAQTSSV